A window of the Osmia lignaria lignaria isolate PbOS001 chromosome 2, iyOsmLign1, whole genome shotgun sequence genome harbors these coding sequences:
- the Amt2l gene encoding amt-2-like protein — CDLGNIEKVIQIDFSWVKGMSDDFDYHYYDYGSESRIDYNSSLFFHIPSGPSFARIILVVLLRAGFVLIHIGSVPVNNVNLILLQNIVDFCWVTIVYFLLGTVIAYNGDVNGVVAEGYWIGDVIVDKDEAIIGWSAVVIAAAICTCGIVGRTHTIGYLVTGFLLAGFLQPFLIHWIWTPEGWMREYTLDGRDVKFLDYAGSAIVHLVGGLSGFIGCAILGRRILRLNTIDDASVGSSSPGTVFAGQFLVFIGLQSLSIPNDNIVKHNINMKLRCNIYINNLLAASSCSLLVVAFHFVFVTEEFNHWTVMRCVQAIVSGLVVISAGADNYSPLKAICLGSAGSIVFFLVSRQVFHSALEDYCNIIAIHLVSSVLGSLLVPLFNISDTEEIVLGLTHFSWHLICLITTIAMVSIVMFIAFASLEFFGVLRNRTEYLNHLRANIAAERSGERPFLQRLFRLRNQDIFLQPGSMPNPDQQLAV, encoded by the exons TGTGACCTCGGAAACATAGAGAAAGTTATCCAAATAGATTTCTCCTGGGTCAAGGGAATGTCTGACGATTTcgattatcattattacgattACGGGAGCGAAAGTCGTATCGATTACAACAGCAGCTTATTTTTCCACATTCCCTCGGGACCGAGTTTCGCTCGTATCATCCTCGTCGTCCTATTACGAGCTGGCTTTGTTCTTATACACATTGGTAGCGTGCCAGTGAACAATGTTAATTTAATTCTACTGCAGAACATCGTTGATTTCTGTTGGGTAACGATAGTTTACTTTCTGTTGGGAACCGTAATCGCCTATAACGGCGACGTAAACGGTGTGGTAGCCGAAGGGTATTGGATCGGTGATGTAATCGTCGATAAGGATGAAGCCATAATTGGTTGGTCGGCAGTGGTAATTGCTGCTGCAATTTGCACCTGCGGAATCGTGGGTCGGACGCATACCATCGGCTACCTTGTCACAGGATTTCTGTTGGCCGGTTTCTTGCAACCGTTCTTGATCCATTGGATTTGGACGCCCGAAGGATGGATGAGAGAGTATACATTGGACGGAAGAGATGTGAAATTTCTAGATTACGCTGGATCAGCGATTGTTCATCTCGTGGGTGGATTATCAGGATTCATAGGATGCGCGATACTTGGACGAAGGATACTCCGTTTGAACACTATAGATGACGCAAGTGTTGGTTCCAGTTCACCAGGAACCGTCTTTGCCGGTCAATTTTTGGTATTTATTGGATTACAG AGTCTCAGCATTCCAAACGATAACATAGTAAAGCATAATATTAATATGAAATTGCGATGCAACATCTACATCAACAATTTGCTGGCTGCGTCATCGTGCAGCCTGCTGGTCGTAGCTTTTCATTTCGTGTTCGTCACAGAAGAATTCAATCACTGGACTGTAATGCGATGCGTACAAGCCATAGTATCCGGCTTGGTAGTAATATCTGCCGGGGCGGACAATTATTCCCCTTTGAAAGCAATTTGCTTGGGTTCGGCCGGAAGCATCGTCTTTTTTTTAGTATCTAGACAAGTGTTTCATAGCGCCCTCGAGGACTATTGTAACATCATAGCTATTCATTTGGTCAGCTCTGTTCTAGGAAGTCTTTTAGTCCCTCTTTTCAATATCAGCGACACGGAGGAGATCGTGTTAGGTTTAACACATTTTTCCTGGCATCTGATCTGTTTAATCACGACGATCGCTATGGTAAGCATCGTCATGTTCATAGCTTTTGCCTCGTTGGAATTTTTCGGTGTACTGAGAAACAGAACGGAGTATCTGAATCATTTGAGAGCCAATATAGCCGCGGAAAGAAGTGGCGAGAGACCATTCTTGCAGAGACTCTTCCGCCTCCGCAACCAAGACATTTTTCTTCAGCCAGGATCAATGCCCAATCCTGATCAACAATTAGCAGTTTGA